The Gracilibacillus caseinilyticus genome segment CTATCACTCACAATTATTCCTCCTTCATATTGCTAATTCTATCTTACAATCTTTTACCCTTTTTCACAAGTAAAAAACGAATAAATGTTCCCGTTTTTTTCAAAAAAATGCGAACCTAAATCAGTTTTTTGACGGTAAAAAAGCATTTCCCCTGTCAAAATCATAGGAAAAATGCTTTTTCTTAAATATTAAAAAATTTGTTTCACTTTTGCAAATGGTAAAACAGTAGTTCATATCCTTTTTTTACCGAACGACTTCGGATCGTTTGCCGGTTTCCTTTAAATTGAAAACGTTCTGTCACGAACTGATTGTTAGCATCACAAATCGAAATGTAAACAGTGCCGACAGGCTGACCTTCTAATTCATCTGGACCAGCAACTCCGGTAAAACTGATCCCTATGTCGGATTGATACAGATGTTTGACCTTTTCTGCCATCGCTTCCGCACAGGCTTTGCTAACGGTACCGTGCTCTGCTAACAAGTTATGATCTATGTTCAGTACCGCCTCTTTTGCTAACGATTGATAGACTACTGCAGCACCATTAAAAACAGCAGATGCACCACCCTCTTCAACAATACTAGAAGCAAATGCACCACTTGTCAGGCTTTCTGCACTGGCTATTTTCAAATTTTGTTGTACTAACTTTGCATACACTTGTTGGGCAATATTTACCTGATCGTAACCATAGAGATACTGACCAACTCGTATTGAAATCTGTGCTTCCACATCGTCAATCAATTGTTCAGCTTCAGCATTATTACTGGCTCTTGCTGTAAGCCTTAAGGCTACTTCCCCTTCAGAAGCTAGCGGCGCAATTGTTGGATTAGTTTGCGCCGCAATGAGGTCACGTAATTCATGCTCAAGTTGTGACTCTCCTATTCCGATAAAACGAAGCATTCTTGAGAAAATCACCGTATTTAACTGCAGTTTTTCTTGTAAGTAAGGTAACACTTCTTCTGCCATAATCGCCTTCATTTCTCTTGGAACACCAGGCATAAACACCCAATTGATTTGCTCATGTTCGACAATGATGCCTGGTGCAATACCAACCGAATTCCGCAAAACCTTCGCCCCTTCAAAAATGTGTGCCTGCTTGCGGTTGTTCGGTGTCATAACACGATTGTTTTTCGAGAAAAATGCTTCCATTTTGTCAATAGTGGATCGATCCTCGACAATTGCCAGCCCTGACAGGTTATGAAAGGCTTCTCTAGTTAAATCATCCTCAGTTGGGCCAAGACCACCGGTTATTAGTATAAGATCTGACCGCTTTTCTGCTTCTTTAAGCACATTGGTCAGTCTGGATAAATTATCGCCCACAACGGTGTGATAATAAACAGAGATTCCTTTATCCGCCAGCTGTTCAGATATCCAGGCAGCATTAGTATTAACAATTTGCCCTAACAAAAGCTCTGTACCTACTGATATCAGTTCCGCCTTTACTTCAGTCATTATTTCGAATCTCCCATCACATGCCAGTTTTTAATAAAATATTCCAAACCAGAAACGATAGTAAAGATTAGCGCAACATACAACAAGATTATATCTACTGGTACGTCAACCGCAGAAAACGGAACATTATGCAGCAATAATACGATAATGGCGAGTATTTGGAAGACTGTTTTTAACTTACCAAGCTGCCCTGCTGCCAATACCACTCCTTCGCCAGCTGCGACTAGTCGTAACCCGGTAACGGCAAATTCACGACTAATAATAATAATCACGATCCAGGCTGGCGCAATTCCTAATTCTACTAACAGGATAAATGCAGCTGACACTAATAATTTATCCGCCATAGGATCAAGGAACTTCCCTAAGTTAGTTACGAGTTGATATTTTCTCGCATAATAACCATCTAACCAGTCAGTAGCCGAAGCAATAGCAAAAATGATAACTGCTGCAAGGTGCGAAATCGGAATCGACTGTTCTGCGACTTCCCAGATCCCCCACTCAAATGGATAAGATAATAGCAATATAAAAATAGGGATTAATAAAATACGTGATAGCGTAATTTTGTTTGGTATATTCATGTTCTCCACTCCTTATGTCGTAAAAACAAACCCTCTTTATTAAGAGAAAAAGAGGGTTTGTCATATTTTCATTGTTTTTCAATGGTAAACCAAGCTTCCTGCACGCCTGCTTGAATATCTTCAGATAATGGGACAGATTGACCATTGATATTAATATTAATATCTTCTGGCGCACCAAACCGCAAATAAAGTTCTTCTATATTTGTTATATCTACTTCGACAGGGCCAGCATCTTTGGTTAACGTCTTATTATAGTAACTTTCACCACTTTGATCCTCAATCTCTAACCAGTTTTTATTATTTGTTGTAATTTCCAGCGTAAGCTGCTCTTCTGAAGTTGTGATCGTATAGTTGCTCTCATCATTTTCATAACTGTCAAGGACTATACCAGTAGTTGGTTCATCGACTTCCGTTTCGTCGACTTGATCGTTTTCCTGGTTTGTACCCTCTTCACTATTGCTTTGCTCTTCACTTTCACCATTGCTTTCTTCGTTGCCTTCCTGTGTTGGAGGAAGCTCTACCTCCTCACCTGCACTGTTGTCATTATTGTCTGCCGGTGTGCTGTTGTTATCATCTTCTTCCCCAAAAATCCCCTGTCGAAACAGCCAGATCATTGCAACAATACCGATGATTAGCAATACCACAATCACACTCGGCAAAAATGAAAAAATAGTCGGGGTTTTCACAGATGTACTGTTCTTTTTACTGCTGTTCACACGTGAAAGCGAAACTTGTTCTTCCTGATCAAAAGGTAAATCTTTTTTATATTCTTCCATTAATTCATCGGGATTTATTCCTAATATCGTTGCATATTCTTTAATAAAAGCCCGTACGTAAAAAGAACCAGGCATAACGTTAAACCGTTCCTGTTCAATTGCATCTAAATAACGTACTTGTATTTTCGTCATGGTTTGGACATCTTGTAATGTCATGTTCTGCCGTTCGCGTTCCTCTTTTAATCTTTCTCCAATACCCATATGTAACACCATCCATAAAATCATTTGTCAATATTACGCTTAGTAAGTTTATTTGTATTCTTACACAATATATATGACGTATCGTATATTCCATTTGTTTCAATATGAAAACAATATATTCTTATCATATCTTAAAATATTCCAATTGAAAAGTGATATTTTATCGAAAAGAAAATTTAATAAAGGTAGAAAGATCCAAGAAGTGAAAAACCCTATAAACCATTATCAGAAATGATTTATAGGGCCAACCGCTAAATTATTTTGAACCTTCGTTTTGAACAAGCTTTACCATAATGTTAGCAATGGCATGCTGCTCTTTTTGATCCGCTGCATTCCATAGGTCACGTAGAATTTTTTCCTGCTCGTTTTTCGCTTGCACTTCTGTTGATAAATAGTTACCAATATCATAGGCAAGTTCTGAAATAGCTGCATTACTGATCCCATTGTTCTGTGCATCATGCAAACGATCACCTAGAAAGTCTTTCCATGAATCAAAATTATCAATAACAGACATGTTCATTCCTCCTTTATCAGCATACATGATTAGCATT includes the following:
- a CDS encoding competence/damage-inducible protein A, producing MTEVKAELISVGTELLLGQIVNTNAAWISEQLADKGISVYYHTVVGDNLSRLTNVLKEAEKRSDLILITGGLGPTEDDLTREAFHNLSGLAIVEDRSTIDKMEAFFSKNNRVMTPNNRKQAHIFEGAKVLRNSVGIAPGIIVEHEQINWVFMPGVPREMKAIMAEEVLPYLQEKLQLNTVIFSRMLRFIGIGESQLEHELRDLIAAQTNPTIAPLASEGEVALRLTARASNNAEAEQLIDDVEAQISIRVGQYLYGYDQVNIAQQVYAKLVQQNLKIASAESLTSGAFASSIVEEGGASAVFNGAAVVYQSLAKEAVLNIDHNLLAEHGTVSKACAEAMAEKVKHLYQSDIGISFTGVAGPDELEGQPVGTVYISICDANNQFVTERFQFKGNRQTIRSRSVKKGYELLFYHLQK
- the pgsA gene encoding CDP-diacylglycerol--glycerol-3-phosphate 3-phosphatidyltransferase, which gives rise to MNIPNKITLSRILLIPIFILLLSYPFEWGIWEVAEQSIPISHLAAVIIFAIASATDWLDGYYARKYQLVTNLGKFLDPMADKLLVSAAFILLVELGIAPAWIVIIIISREFAVTGLRLVAAGEGVVLAAGQLGKLKTVFQILAIIVLLLHNVPFSAVDVPVDIILLYVALIFTIVSGLEYFIKNWHVMGDSK
- a CDS encoding helix-turn-helix domain-containing protein, whose product is MGIGERLKEERERQNMTLQDVQTMTKIQVRYLDAIEQERFNVMPGSFYVRAFIKEYATILGINPDELMEEYKKDLPFDQEEQVSLSRVNSSKKNSTSVKTPTIFSFLPSVIVVLLIIGIVAMIWLFRQGIFGEEDDNNSTPADNNDNSAGEEVELPPTQEGNEESNGESEEQSNSEEGTNQENDQVDETEVDEPTTGIVLDSYENDESNYTITTSEEQLTLEITTNNKNWLEIEDQSGESYYNKTLTKDAGPVEVDITNIEELYLRFGAPEDINININGQSVPLSEDIQAGVQEAWFTIEKQ
- a CDS encoding DUF3243 domain-containing protein, encoding MSVIDNFDSWKDFLGDRLHDAQNNGISNAAISELAYDIGNYLSTEVQAKNEQEKILRDLWNAADQKEQHAIANIMVKLVQNEGSK